TATCTTGTTTTTAGATTACAAGGCGTTCTACCATTAAACCCAAGTAAAGTAGAGGGAATGGAACCGACACTTGCATTTCATACAGCGATTAGCTTTATGACGAATACGAATTTACAGCATTATAGTGGTGAAAGTGGATTATCGTACTTAGCACAAATGATTGGGATTACGTTCATGATGTTTACAGCGCCAGCGACAACATTGGCATTTGCAATTGCATTTATTCGAGGATTAGCTGGAAAAGAAGTAGGAAACTTCTTTGTTGATTTTGTTCGAGCGATTATAAGGGTGTTAATGCCAATTGCATTTATTATGGCACTTATATTCGTCGCGCAAGGAATGCCACAAACATTGAGCGGCAGCGCAGTCGCTCAAACGCTTGAAGGAGCAAAACAAGTGATTCCGCGGGGGCCAATTGCTTCGTTAGAATCTATTAAAATGCTAGGAAATAATGGTGGTGGATTTTTTGGAGTAAACTCTGCACATCCTTTTGAAAATCCAACAGCGATTACGAATGTGTTACAAATGATGCTTATGATGTTTATTACAACATCACTGCCATTCACATATGGAAGAATGATTGGTAGTAAGAAACAAGGAAGAATTTTATTTGTATCAATGCTTATAATGTTTGTCATTGGATTTGGTATGGCTGTTACAACCGAATTACAAGGAAACCCCGTTTTAAATCAATTTGGCATGGACCATGCACAAGGGAATATGGAAGGAAAAGAAGTTCGATTCGGTACAATAATGACAGCACTCTTTGCAACAGTTACGACAGCATCGGAAACAGGTGGTGTGAACGCGATGCATGATACGTTTACCCCGCTTGGAGGGATGCTTACACTTGTGAACATGCTTTTAAATACGGTGTTTGGTGGCGTTGGAGCAGGGTTTATTAATGTGATAATGTATGCGATGATTGCTGTCTTTATTTCAGGATTAATGGTTGGACGTACGCCAGAGTTTCTTGGGAAAAAGCTAGAGGGAAAAGAGATGAAACTTATTGCTGTTACATTATTATTTCAACCTTTATTAATTCTCGGAGCATCGGCAGTTGCATTTTCTACCAATTTTGGTACAGAAGCGATTACAAATTCAGGATTTCATGGCATTACACAAGTAATCTATGAATTTACTTCATCAGCAGCAAATAATGGTTCTGGTTTTGAAGGATTGGCGGATAATACACCATTTTGGAATATTTCAACGGGACTTGTAATGTATGGAGCGCGTTTCTTCAGCTTAGTAACAATGCTTGCTGTTTCGGTATCTTTAAAAGAAAAAGCAGTCGTACCAGAAACAGTCGGAACATTCAGAACAGATAATGGACTATTTGGAGGGATTTTTGTTGGCACAATCTTTATCGTCGGTGCGTTAACTTTCTTTCCAGTATTAGTATTAGGACCAATTGCAGAGTTTCTGACTCTATAAGAAAGAAGCGAGGAGAATCAATATGAGACCAGTGATAGTAAAAGGGAAGCATGTGCAGGTTATGTCATCTTCCAAAAGAGAAGATGGTGAGGTAAGAAGTGCGAAAACAATGGATCGTGATATTGTATCAAATGCTTTTAAACAAGCAGTTTTGAAATTAAATCCAAAGCAAATGATAAAGAATCCAATTATGTTTGTTGTCGAAATTGGATTTTTCATTACATTGCTTTTGTCGGTTGTACCGAGTTTATCAACAAATGTTCCGTTATGGTTCAATATAACGGTCACACTTGTTCTTTTATTCACAGTTTTCTTTGCAAATTTTGCAGAAGCATTAGCAGAAGGACGCGGGAAAGCACAAGCAGATTCATTAAAACAATCAAAAAAGGATGTTTATGCGAATATCGTAAAGGAAAATGGAGAAATTACTCGGGTTTTAGCATCTAACTTAAAAAAAGGTGATATGGTTCTTGTAAAACAAGGAGAAATGATTCCAGGTGATGGGGAAGTTATTCGTGGTTTAGCATCTGTAGATGAATCGGCAATTACAGGTGAATCGGCACCAGTAATGAAGGAAGCAGGCGGTGATTTTTGCTCTGTGACAGGCGGTACAATGGTTGTGAGTGATGAGATTACGATTCGAATTACAAGTAATCCTGGCGAATCTTTCTTAGATAAAATGATCTTATTAGTAGAAGGGGCAACGCGTCAAAAAACGCCGAATGAAATAGCGTTAAATACAGTATTAATAAGTTTAACATTAATCTTTCTCATTGCAGTTGTAACGCTTCCGTTATTTACAAATTATTTAGGATTTCAAATTGATACTTCCATTCTTGTTGCGTTACTCGTTTGTTTAATTCCAACAACAATAGGCGGACTATTATCCGCAATTGGGATTGCTGGTATGGATCGTGTAACAAAGTTTAATGTACTCGCAATGAGCGGAAAAGCAGTGGAAGCAGCAGGTGATATTAATACAATCATTTTAGATAAAACAGGTACGATTACATTTGGAAACCGGATGGCACATGCTTTACTGCCTGTCGGAAATGAAACAATAGAACAATTAGCGAAATGGGCGGCACTTAGCTCGGTGTTAGATGAAACACCGGAAGGACGTTCTGTTATGGATTATGTACAATCAAAAGGGTTTTCTTACAATGTATCTAAGGAAGAGATAGGAGAATTCGTTCCTTTTAAAGCTGAAACGAGAATGAGCGGTATGGATCTAAAAAGCGGGGAAAAAGTAAGAAAAGGAGCAGTTGGTGCCGTAATTGATTGGGTACAATCTCAAAGAGGAAAGATTCCAACCGATTTACATCAAAAAGCCGATTTAATCGCCAAAGAGGGTGGTACACCACTTGCGGTTGCAGCGGGAAATCGTATTTTCGGTTTAATCTATTTAAAAGATACTGTAAAACCTGGTATGCGTGAGCGTTTCGAACAGCTTCGGCAAATGGGAATAAAAACAATGATGTGTACAGGAGATAATCCGTTAACAGCGGCAACGATTGCAAAAGAAGCAGGGGTAGATGAATTTGTGGCTGAATGTAAACCGGAGGATAAAATAGCTGTTATTAAAGCAGAGCAAGAATTGGGTAAATTAGTTGCGATGACAGGTGATGGGACAAATGAT
The window above is part of the Bacillus cytotoxicus NVH 391-98 genome. Proteins encoded here:
- the kdpA gene encoding potassium-transporting ATPase subunit KdpA; this translates as MVTWVAAIVTIVLFILLAKPMGTYVEKAFQGSRTLEKVFGPIESIIFKVGGIQKKNQTWIQYVFAMLFTNACMILFVYLVFRLQGVLPLNPSKVEGMEPTLAFHTAISFMTNTNLQHYSGESGLSYLAQMIGITFMMFTAPATTLAFAIAFIRGLAGKEVGNFFVDFVRAIIRVLMPIAFIMALIFVAQGMPQTLSGSAVAQTLEGAKQVIPRGPIASLESIKMLGNNGGGFFGVNSAHPFENPTAITNVLQMMLMMFITTSLPFTYGRMIGSKKQGRILFVSMLIMFVIGFGMAVTTELQGNPVLNQFGMDHAQGNMEGKEVRFGTIMTALFATVTTASETGGVNAMHDTFTPLGGMLTLVNMLLNTVFGGVGAGFINVIMYAMIAVFISGLMVGRTPEFLGKKLEGKEMKLIAVTLLFQPLLILGASAVAFSTNFGTEAITNSGFHGITQVIYEFTSSAANNGSGFEGLADNTPFWNISTGLVMYGARFFSLVTMLAVSVSLKEKAVVPETVGTFRTDNGLFGGIFVGTIFIVGALTFFPVLVLGPIAEFLTL
- the kdpB gene encoding potassium-transporting ATPase subunit KdpB, producing MRPVIVKGKHVQVMSSSKREDGEVRSAKTMDRDIVSNAFKQAVLKLNPKQMIKNPIMFVVEIGFFITLLLSVVPSLSTNVPLWFNITVTLVLLFTVFFANFAEALAEGRGKAQADSLKQSKKDVYANIVKENGEITRVLASNLKKGDMVLVKQGEMIPGDGEVIRGLASVDESAITGESAPVMKEAGGDFCSVTGGTMVVSDEITIRITSNPGESFLDKMILLVEGATRQKTPNEIALNTVLISLTLIFLIAVVTLPLFTNYLGFQIDTSILVALLVCLIPTTIGGLLSAIGIAGMDRVTKFNVLAMSGKAVEAAGDINTIILDKTGTITFGNRMAHALLPVGNETIEQLAKWAALSSVLDETPEGRSVMDYVQSKGFSYNVSKEEIGEFVPFKAETRMSGMDLKSGEKVRKGAVGAVIDWVQSQRGKIPTDLHQKADLIAKEGGTPLAVAAGNRIFGLIYLKDTVKPGMRERFEQLRQMGIKTMMCTGDNPLTAATIAKEAGVDEFVAECKPEDKIAVIKAEQELGKLVAMTGDGTNDAPALAQADVGLAMNSGTAAAKEAANMIDLDSNPTKIIEVVAIGKQLLMTRGALTTFSIANDVAKYFAIIPAMFTVAIPQMEALNIMGLHSPLSAILSALIFNALIIPMLIPLAMKGIAYKPMSSNTLLFRNLLIYGFGGVLVPFIGIKLVDLVVGLFIS